A window of the Rhizobium viscosum genome harbors these coding sequences:
- a CDS encoding ABC transporter permease translates to MVAIDVNEQSRPSGTWVSKLTGATGPLIGLLLLCLFLTFSTDTFLSVRNGLNILDQITVLGIMAVGMTFVILIGGIDLSVGSVLALAMMVMGWTANVAGLPLGLGIVAALIAAMISGLIVGIMVTWFRVPAFIATLAMMSAARGVANMITDGQQIVGFPDWFMMLAIDRHFGILTATVFLMLAVVAAAWIFLHFRAEGRMLYAVGGNPEVARLAGINVQLVTILVYVASAVLAGLAGIVLAARLDSVQPSSGFGYELDTIAAVVIGGTSLSGGAGGIGGTLIGVLIIGVLRNGLNLLNVSPFLQQVIIGIVIVLAVGAETIRKRRAA, encoded by the coding sequence ATGGTGGCGATCGACGTGAATGAACAGAGCCGGCCCTCCGGTACGTGGGTCAGCAAGCTCACGGGAGCAACCGGTCCGCTCATCGGACTGCTTTTGCTCTGCCTGTTCCTGACCTTCAGCACAGATACATTTCTCTCCGTCCGCAATGGTCTGAACATTCTCGACCAGATCACCGTGCTGGGGATCATGGCAGTCGGCATGACCTTCGTGATCCTGATCGGCGGCATCGACCTTTCGGTAGGTTCGGTCCTGGCTCTCGCGATGATGGTGATGGGCTGGACGGCGAACGTCGCCGGTCTGCCGCTCGGCCTCGGCATCGTGGCGGCACTCATTGCCGCTATGATCAGCGGCCTGATCGTCGGCATCATGGTCACCTGGTTCAGGGTCCCTGCCTTTATCGCGACACTGGCGATGATGTCGGCTGCGCGCGGCGTGGCGAACATGATCACCGACGGCCAGCAGATCGTCGGCTTCCCCGACTGGTTCATGATGCTGGCCATTGACCGCCATTTCGGCATTCTGACTGCAACCGTCTTCCTGATGCTGGCTGTCGTCGCCGCTGCCTGGATTTTTCTGCACTTTCGCGCAGAAGGCCGCATGCTCTATGCGGTCGGCGGCAACCCCGAAGTTGCTCGTCTTGCCGGCATCAACGTCCAGCTTGTGACTATTCTTGTTTACGTGGCGAGCGCCGTCCTTGCAGGTCTTGCCGGTATCGTTCTTGCCGCCCGTCTGGACTCGGTTCAGCCGTCCAGCGGTTTTGGTTACGAGCTCGACACGATCGCGGCCGTCGTGATCGGGGGAACGTCTCTGTCGGGAGGTGCGGGCGGCATTGGTGGCACGCTTATCGGCGTCCTGATCATCGGCGTGCTGCGCAACGGCCTCAACCTGCTCAACGTCTCGCCCTTCCTGCAGCAGGTCATCATCGGCATCGTCATCGTTCTCGCTGTGGGTGCGGAAACGATCCGCAAGCGGCGGGCTGCCTGA